From one Planktothrix agardhii NIES-204 genomic stretch:
- a CDS encoding ABC-transporter ATP-binding protein has product MNVVQLKNISKSFNQSLFKRKEILTEINLNIQQGEFVVLKGANGSGKTTLLNLILGLLAPTQGEVNLFGENPKSFHSKTRLGVVLQKVSLPKNLTVKELVNLLRSYYPNPLSTEEILSTVNLKLKENNWASKLSGGEEQRLFFALALAGNPELLILDEPTRNLDEEGFIEFWEQIKICREKNITILMVTNNQADFTYLDNLVTKYVILKEGKLEENIIKTVLVEEKESSKFKETNKKINYTYLLLKQTYAELLQLVRTPLYLLGIFLLPSLIVFFPMNQKSAKVMLIFFCGLMLLILAIERLGKRIAIERVEGWLKLLKVTPLPPSVFFRAKIIITLLLSTIILSLMFVFGSFKLGIDETLINWLAMFLCLLLGIIPFAIFGLAMGYLFNPKSLDSIVGLSVPFAVLTCGLPISKAKWFSDVIDFSPVYHYGQLVLYSANIKNDNNIILHLVFLGIFSLIFYLVSIWAYKKDQSLN; this is encoded by the coding sequence ATGAATGTAGTACAACTAAAGAATATATCCAAAAGTTTTAATCAATCTCTATTCAAAAGAAAAGAGATATTAACAGAGATTAATCTTAATATTCAACAAGGTGAGTTTGTTGTTTTAAAAGGGGCAAATGGTTCGGGAAAAACCACTTTACTTAATCTAATTTTAGGACTTTTAGCACCCACCCAAGGAGAAGTTAACTTATTTGGGGAAAATCCCAAAAGTTTTCACTCAAAAACCCGCCTTGGTGTAGTTTTACAAAAAGTTTCCCTTCCTAAAAATTTAACGGTGAAAGAATTAGTAAACTTATTAAGAAGTTATTATCCTAATCCTTTATCAACTGAAGAAATTTTAAGCACAGTTAATCTCAAATTAAAAGAGAATAATTGGGCTTCAAAATTGTCTGGGGGTGAAGAACAAAGGTTATTTTTTGCTTTAGCTTTAGCAGGTAATCCAGAATTATTAATTTTAGATGAACCCACCAGAAATTTAGATGAAGAAGGATTTATTGAATTTTGGGAACAAATCAAAATTTGTCGTGAAAAAAATATTACTATCCTAATGGTGACAAATAACCAAGCAGATTTTACATATTTAGATAACTTAGTTACTAAATATGTAATTTTGAAAGAGGGTAAATTAGAAGAAAATATTATTAAAACAGTTTTGGTAGAAGAAAAGGAATCATCCAAATTCAAGGAAACAAACAAAAAAATTAATTATACTTATCTTTTGTTAAAACAGACTTATGCTGAATTATTACAGCTTGTGAGAACACCATTGTATTTATTGGGGATTTTTCTGCTTCCTTCTCTAATTGTCTTTTTCCCCATGAATCAAAAATCCGCTAAAGTCATGTTAATATTTTTTTGTGGACTAATGTTACTAATATTAGCAATTGAAAGGTTAGGAAAAAGAATTGCTATTGAACGAGTAGAAGGATGGTTAAAGTTATTAAAAGTTACCCCACTTCCTCCTAGTGTATTTTTCAGGGCTAAAATTATTATTACTTTGTTACTTTCGACGATTATTTTATCATTAATGTTTGTTTTTGGATCATTCAAACTAGGAATTGATGAGACTTTAATAAATTGGTTGGCGATGTTTTTGTGTTTGCTTTTAGGCATAATTCCTTTTGCTATTTTTGGTTTAGCAATGGGTTATTTGTTTAATCCTAAAAGCCTTGATTCTATCGTTGGTTTATCTGTTCCATTTGCTGTGTTAACTTGTGGTTTACCAATTTCAAAAGCAAAATGGTTTAGCGATGTAATAGATTTTTCTCCTGTGTATCACTATGGTCAATTAGTTTTGTACAGTGCTAATATAAAAAACGATAATAATATCATATTACATCTTGTATTTTTAGGAATATTTAGTTTGATTTTTTATCTTGTATCTATTTGGGCTTATAAAAAAGATCAATCTTTGAATTAA